A genomic stretch from Halopiger aswanensis includes:
- a CDS encoding peroxiredoxin — MPLDEGTDAPTVTAPNQDGTDVTLEFDEPTALYFYPRDDTPGCTIEANQFQREYDTYRDAGVDVYGVSTDDVDSHQSFCEAEGLEFDLLADPDGEIAAAFDVDVQGGAAARTTYFLVDGEVQAVYEGVNPDGHAREVLQDALENGLVTLPE, encoded by the coding sequence ATGCCTCTCGACGAAGGAACGGACGCCCCGACCGTAACCGCGCCGAATCAGGACGGTACCGACGTGACCCTCGAGTTCGACGAGCCGACGGCGCTGTACTTCTACCCGCGGGACGACACGCCCGGCTGTACGATCGAAGCGAACCAGTTCCAGCGCGAGTACGATACCTACCGAGACGCCGGCGTCGACGTTTACGGCGTCTCGACCGACGACGTCGACTCGCACCAGTCGTTTTGCGAAGCGGAAGGGCTCGAGTTCGATCTGCTCGCGGACCCCGACGGCGAGATCGCAGCGGCGTTCGACGTGGACGTGCAGGGTGGCGCGGCCGCGCGGACGACGTACTTCTTGGTTGATGGGGAGGTGCAGGCGGTCTACGAGGGCGTCAATCCTGACGGACATGCGCGGGAAGTTTTGCAGGACGCGCTCGAGAACGGGCTGGTAACGTTGCCGGAGTAG
- a CDS encoding CBS domain-containing protein encodes MSVIELGPNDVVTADPDTDLGTIAQRLASNNVGAVVIVENDEPVGIVTDRDIALEVGQSDDVESKAAEDVMTGSPTTLAADADPIEISEAIKEENARRFPVVDEDGKLTGIVTLDDLVATIGEQLENVADTIETQSPEYSP; translated from the coding sequence ATGTCCGTCATCGAACTCGGTCCGAACGACGTCGTCACAGCCGATCCGGACACCGATCTCGGCACCATCGCACAGCGTCTCGCCTCGAACAACGTCGGCGCCGTCGTCATCGTCGAGAACGACGAACCCGTCGGCATCGTCACCGACCGCGATATCGCTCTCGAGGTCGGCCAAAGCGACGACGTCGAGTCGAAAGCGGCCGAAGACGTGATGACGGGGAGTCCGACGACGCTCGCCGCGGACGCGGATCCGATCGAAATTTCGGAGGCGATCAAGGAGGAGAACGCGCGACGGTTCCCGGTCGTCGACGAGGACGGCAAACTGACGGGGATCGTCACCCTCGACGATCTGGTCGCGACGATCGGCGAGCAACTCGAGAACGTCGCGGACACGATCGAGACCCAGTCGCCGGAGTACAGTCCGTAG
- a CDS encoding glutathione S-transferase N-terminal domain-containing protein — protein sequence MLERYQAEGCPHGETVRETLTDLGSEDIIPFLVDADREETLYESEDIVDYLEEHYA from the coding sequence ATGCTCGAACGCTACCAAGCGGAGGGCTGTCCGCACGGCGAGACGGTTCGCGAAACGCTAACCGACCTCGGCAGCGAGGACATAATTCCGTTCCTCGTCGACGCCGACCGCGAGGAGACGCTCTACGAAAGCGAAGATATCGTGGACTACCTCGAGGAGCACTACGCGTAG
- the leuS gene encoding leucine--tRNA ligase, translating to MSDAGYDHAAVERRWQEAWDDADVYRTPDDVDDPTYVLGMYPYPSGKLHMGHVRNYTITDAYARFRRMQGDDVLHPMGWDAFGLPAENAAKERDTNPRDWTFDCIDTMRDQMDSMGFGYDWDREVTTCTPEYYRWNQWLFRRFHEEDLVERRDAEVNWCPHCETVLADEQVEGEAELCWRCDTPVETRELEQWFLQITEYADELLEAIDDLEGWPNSVRQMQRNWIGRQYGSEVDFEVSEAPRASSGRGEGSEPREYGPVTAFTTRIDTIHGATFFALAPDHPISEELAEEDDEIRRFIEEEADPDGDEPNGVETGLTATNPVTGDEIPVFVADFVLSDVGTGALMAVPGHDERDHAFAQKHDLDIVPVIAPEPEEGEPEAPDVEEAAYTEDGVLINSGDYSGLDSETARERLTEDIESAEEAKQYQLRDWGISRQRYWGTPIPVVHCDECGPVLVPEEDLPVELPEFINTTGNPLDAAEEWKQTTCPECGADATRETDTMDTFVDSSWYFLRYVSPGLEDAPFDRERANDWMPVDQYVGGIEHAVMHLLYSRFFTKVLADHEGLEHREPFENLLAQGMVQLEGEKMSKSKGNVVSPQRIVEEYGADTARLFMMQAAQPERDFDWSEEGVRSTNAFLGRLKEMVEEFAAEEPDGEYDAVARYVENEIEATIAIATDEYDDLTFNKALRETQDLTRTLRQYANHAEPHAETYERGLSAVVRLLAPVAPHLTEELYDRLGHDEFVVDAAWPTATVDRDRVEKRRRLVENTREDVRDIIEVAGIEDPEAIDVVVAPDWKYDALEIAIESDADNLIGELMQESHIREQGDAAADYGQDLQAEREALSMTLPPEEEHEALEAAAWLLEREFDAPVRVLRADDADESVLKNAEPGRPAIEIED from the coding sequence ATGAGCGACGCGGGATACGACCACGCGGCAGTCGAACGGCGCTGGCAAGAGGCGTGGGACGACGCGGACGTCTACCGGACGCCCGACGACGTCGACGATCCGACGTACGTCCTCGGGATGTACCCGTACCCGTCCGGCAAGCTCCACATGGGCCACGTCCGCAACTACACGATTACGGACGCGTACGCCCGCTTCCGCCGGATGCAGGGCGACGACGTGCTCCACCCGATGGGGTGGGACGCCTTCGGCCTCCCCGCCGAGAACGCGGCCAAGGAACGGGACACCAACCCCCGGGACTGGACCTTCGACTGCATCGACACGATGCGCGACCAGATGGATTCGATGGGCTTCGGCTACGACTGGGACCGCGAGGTCACCACCTGCACGCCGGAGTACTACCGGTGGAACCAGTGGCTCTTCCGGCGATTCCACGAGGAGGACCTCGTCGAGCGCCGCGACGCCGAGGTCAACTGGTGTCCCCACTGCGAGACCGTCCTGGCCGACGAACAGGTCGAGGGCGAGGCCGAACTCTGCTGGCGCTGTGACACGCCCGTCGAGACGCGCGAACTCGAGCAGTGGTTCCTGCAGATCACCGAGTACGCGGACGAACTGCTGGAAGCGATCGACGACCTCGAGGGGTGGCCTAACTCGGTGCGCCAGATGCAGCGCAACTGGATCGGCCGCCAGTACGGGTCGGAAGTCGACTTCGAGGTCAGCGAGGCGCCACGCGCCTCGAGCGGACGCGGCGAGGGGAGCGAGCCGCGGGAGTACGGCCCAGTCACGGCCTTCACGACCCGCATCGACACCATCCACGGCGCGACCTTCTTCGCGCTGGCGCCGGACCACCCGATCAGCGAGGAACTGGCCGAGGAGGACGACGAAATTCGGCGGTTCATCGAGGAGGAGGCCGACCCCGACGGCGACGAGCCCAACGGCGTCGAGACCGGCCTGACCGCGACCAACCCCGTCACCGGCGACGAGATTCCGGTCTTCGTCGCGGACTTCGTCCTCTCGGACGTCGGGACCGGCGCGCTGATGGCCGTTCCCGGCCACGACGAGCGCGACCACGCGTTCGCACAGAAGCACGATCTGGACATCGTCCCGGTCATCGCGCCCGAACCCGAGGAGGGCGAACCCGAAGCGCCGGATGTCGAGGAAGCCGCCTACACCGAGGACGGCGTCCTGATCAACTCCGGCGACTACTCCGGGCTGGACAGCGAGACCGCCCGCGAGCGCCTGACCGAGGACATCGAGAGCGCCGAGGAAGCCAAGCAGTACCAGCTGCGCGACTGGGGCATCTCCCGGCAGCGCTACTGGGGGACGCCGATTCCGGTCGTCCACTGCGACGAGTGCGGCCCCGTCCTCGTGCCGGAGGAGGACCTGCCCGTCGAACTGCCGGAGTTCATCAACACCACCGGCAACCCGCTGGACGCCGCCGAGGAGTGGAAGCAGACCACGTGTCCGGAGTGTGGCGCCGACGCTACGCGGGAGACCGACACGATGGACACCTTCGTCGACTCCTCGTGGTACTTCCTCCGGTACGTCTCGCCCGGCCTCGAGGACGCGCCGTTCGACCGCGAGCGGGCCAACGACTGGATGCCGGTCGACCAGTACGTGGGCGGCATCGAACACGCCGTGATGCACCTGCTGTACTCGCGGTTCTTCACGAAGGTACTGGCGGACCACGAGGGCTTAGAGCACCGCGAGCCCTTCGAGAACCTGCTGGCCCAGGGCATGGTCCAGCTCGAGGGCGAGAAGATGTCCAAGTCGAAGGGCAACGTCGTCTCGCCCCAGCGGATCGTCGAGGAGTACGGCGCCGACACCGCGCGGCTGTTCATGATGCAGGCCGCCCAACCCGAGCGCGACTTCGACTGGAGCGAGGAGGGCGTGCGCTCGACGAACGCCTTCCTGGGTCGCCTGAAGGAGATGGTCGAGGAGTTCGCGGCTGAAGAGCCCGACGGCGAGTACGACGCCGTCGCGCGCTACGTCGAGAACGAGATCGAGGCGACGATCGCCATCGCGACCGACGAGTACGACGATCTGACCTTCAATAAGGCGCTGCGCGAGACGCAGGATCTGACTCGGACGCTGCGGCAATACGCGAATCACGCCGAGCCCCACGCCGAGACCTACGAGCGCGGCCTCTCGGCCGTCGTCCGGCTGCTCGCGCCGGTCGCGCCGCACCTGACCGAGGAGTTGTACGACCGACTGGGCCACGACGAGTTCGTCGTCGACGCCGCGTGGCCGACCGCGACCGTCGACCGCGACCGCGTCGAAAAGCGCCGCCGGCTGGTCGAGAACACCCGCGAGGACGTCCGCGACATCATCGAGGTCGCCGGCATCGAGGACCCCGAGGCGATCGACGTCGTCGTCGCGCCCGACTGGAAGTACGACGCCTTAGAGATCGCGATCGAGAGCGACGCCGACAACCTGATCGGCGAACTCATGCAGGAGAGCCACATCCGCGAGCAGGGCGACGCCGCCGCGGACTACGGCCAGGACCTGCAGGCCGAGCGCGAGGCCCTGTCGATGACCCTCCCGCCCGAGGAGGAGCACGAGGCCCTCGAGGCCGCCGCGTGGCTGCTCGAGCGCGAGTTCGACGCGCCGGTTCGGGTGCTCCGCGCCGACGACGCGGACGAGAGCGTCCTGAAGAACGCCGAGCCGGGTCGACCGGCAATCGAGATCGAAGACTGA
- a CDS encoding Hsp20/alpha crystallin family protein: protein MRRNPFDELEEMLDRVSRQVEEGMTSGGLQVPGTVPVDVADTGDEYVVTADLPGYETDDIDLTLSEGTLRLEANREDEREYAEGEYLRRERTHKTANRRIRLPEPVEEDGVSAGYEDGVLTVRLPKVSGGNESKEIDIE from the coding sequence ATGCGACGAAACCCGTTCGACGAACTCGAGGAGATGCTCGACCGCGTCAGCCGGCAGGTCGAAGAGGGAATGACCAGCGGCGGGCTTCAGGTACCGGGTACGGTCCCGGTCGACGTCGCCGACACCGGCGACGAGTACGTCGTCACCGCCGACCTGCCGGGGTACGAGACCGACGACATCGATCTGACGCTCTCGGAGGGGACGCTGCGCCTCGAAGCCAACCGCGAGGACGAACGGGAGTACGCGGAGGGCGAGTACCTGCGCCGCGAGCGGACCCACAAGACGGCGAACCGGCGAATTCGCCTACCGGAACCAGTCGAGGAGGACGGAGTGTCGGCGGGCTACGAGGACGGCGTGCTGACCGTTCGGCTGCCGAAGGTCAGCGGCGGCAACGAGTCGAAAGAGATCGACATCGAATAA
- the pheA gene encoding prephenate dehydratase, whose amino-acid sequence MTAVTLGPEGTYSHRAATAVADDDAIDFRQSVTSIVDAVASGEYERGVIPIENSIEGSVTESLDALAEYDVAVVREIVTPIRHALLAQGPAFDTVASHSQALAQCRDYLEREYPDATLEAVASTAQGVEFAREDPTVAGIGHPANADGGNGLEVLAEDIQDRDSNATRFFAIAPAEERSTGGGKTSLVVYPDVDYPGLLLELLEPFAERDINLVRLESRPSGQRLGDYVFHIDIEAGLYERRTKEALEEIEALAEDGWVRRLGSYDTEHVVE is encoded by the coding sequence ATGACCGCAGTGACGCTCGGACCGGAAGGGACCTACTCACATCGAGCGGCGACCGCCGTCGCCGACGACGACGCGATCGATTTCCGCCAGTCGGTGACGTCGATCGTCGACGCCGTCGCGAGCGGCGAGTACGAGCGCGGCGTCATCCCGATCGAGAACAGCATCGAGGGCAGCGTCACCGAGAGCTTAGACGCCCTCGCGGAGTACGACGTCGCCGTCGTCCGCGAGATCGTCACCCCGATCCGCCACGCCTTGCTCGCGCAGGGTCCGGCGTTCGACACCGTCGCCAGCCACTCGCAGGCGCTGGCGCAGTGTCGCGACTACCTCGAGCGCGAGTACCCCGACGCCACCCTCGAGGCCGTCGCGAGCACGGCCCAAGGTGTCGAGTTCGCCCGCGAGGATCCGACGGTCGCCGGCATCGGCCACCCCGCGAACGCCGACGGCGGGAACGGCCTCGAGGTGCTGGCCGAGGACATTCAGGACCGGGACTCGAACGCGACGCGGTTCTTCGCGATCGCGCCCGCCGAGGAACGCTCGACGGGCGGCGGCAAGACCTCGCTGGTCGTCTACCCGGACGTCGACTACCCCGGCCTCCTGCTGGAACTGCTCGAGCCCTTCGCGGAGCGGGACATCAACCTGGTGCGCCTCGAGTCGCGCCCGAGCGGCCAGCGACTGGGCGACTACGTCTTCCACATCGACATCGAAGCCGGCCTCTACGAGCGCCGGACGAAGGAGGCCCTCGAGGAGATCGAAGCACTCGCCGAAGACGGGTGGGTGCGCCGGCTCGGCTCGTACGATACGGAACACGTCGTCGAGTGA
- a CDS encoding heterodisulfide reductase-related iron-sulfur binding cluster: MNVIAQSDVARETYWGISATEYAVFYLLTAIAIAVFLYGVYRRFARYAAGDDDPFARLNDLPSRTLAAAKIVLSNEKQFDRDLYGGLMHAFILWGFLTLFIATSILAVDGYVYKPIVQGHFWEGDFYLAYQFVVDAMGLLFVVGLGMAIYRRYWVRNERLWGRHTSSEDDLFIWTLFGLGVGGFLLEGLRVYSAGIPDHEAVSFVAYGMALAFDAAGLATLGPEQAGVNAAGLNAENLHWLAWWSHSLLAFFFIAWIPYAKPFHMLSSFANVVTRDEKAGRRLPNVPADLDATNAESLDDFTWKELLDQDACTKCGRCSSVCPAKASDRPLDPRNVILDLKSYREDREAGAEPQPIIADGGTSATDTETMESCMACMACMDACPVEIEHLQSFTRLQRQMTDQGDVDSSVQDVFQNVMQNGNTFGNAPRNRADWADDLEFDITDAREEKVDYLWYVGDYPSYDERNKRVARSLATILQEADVSFGILFEDEKYDGNDVRRIGEEFLYVELAGHHVETWEDCEFDTIVCTDPHSYNTFKNEYPEVDFEEFADDPMMPFDYTDDWNADGEIEVYHWTQAVEELVREGRLDLNGDELEYTVTYHDPCHLGRYNDEYEAPRELIRATGCELAEMPRNRADSFCCGGGGGGLWMDFEEDPKPSEERLREALEDTAAGAAVEKFVVACPMCMTMYEDGRKTGDFEDEIEIVDVAELLVEAIGKTEDARLEVAAD, from the coding sequence ATGAACGTTATCGCCCAGTCGGACGTCGCGCGGGAGACCTACTGGGGCATCAGCGCCACGGAGTACGCCGTGTTCTACCTCCTGACGGCGATCGCGATCGCCGTCTTCCTGTACGGCGTCTACCGGCGATTCGCCCGGTACGCGGCCGGCGACGACGACCCGTTCGCTCGCTTGAACGACCTTCCGTCGCGCACGCTGGCTGCGGCGAAGATCGTCCTCTCGAACGAGAAGCAGTTCGATCGGGACCTCTACGGCGGGTTGATGCACGCCTTCATCCTCTGGGGCTTCCTGACGCTGTTTATCGCGACGTCGATCCTGGCGGTCGACGGCTACGTCTACAAGCCGATCGTCCAGGGGCACTTCTGGGAGGGGGACTTCTACCTGGCCTACCAGTTCGTCGTCGACGCGATGGGCCTGCTGTTCGTCGTCGGTCTCGGGATGGCGATCTACCGCCGCTACTGGGTCCGCAACGAACGCCTCTGGGGTCGCCACACTTCGAGCGAGGACGATCTCTTCATCTGGACGCTGTTCGGCCTCGGCGTCGGCGGCTTCCTGCTCGAGGGGCTGCGCGTCTACAGCGCCGGGATTCCGGACCACGAGGCCGTCAGCTTCGTCGCCTACGGGATGGCGCTCGCGTTCGATGCGGCCGGGCTCGCGACGCTCGGTCCCGAGCAGGCCGGAGTAAACGCGGCCGGCCTGAACGCCGAGAACCTCCACTGGCTCGCGTGGTGGTCCCACTCGCTGCTCGCGTTCTTCTTCATCGCGTGGATCCCCTACGCAAAGCCGTTCCACATGCTCTCTTCCTTTGCGAACGTCGTCACGCGCGACGAGAAGGCAGGGCGGCGACTCCCCAACGTTCCCGCCGATCTGGACGCGACCAACGCCGAATCCCTCGACGATTTCACCTGGAAGGAACTGCTCGATCAGGACGCCTGCACCAAGTGCGGCCGCTGTTCCTCGGTCTGCCCCGCGAAGGCGTCCGACCGGCCGCTGGATCCGCGCAACGTCATCCTCGACCTGAAGTCGTACCGCGAAGATCGCGAGGCCGGCGCCGAACCGCAGCCGATCATCGCGGACGGCGGCACGTCGGCCACCGACACCGAGACCATGGAGTCCTGTATGGCCTGCATGGCCTGCATGGACGCCTGTCCGGTCGAAATCGAGCACCTGCAGTCCTTTACCCGCCTGCAGCGCCAGATGACCGATCAGGGGGACGTCGACTCGAGCGTCCAGGACGTCTTCCAGAACGTGATGCAGAACGGCAACACGTTCGGGAACGCGCCGCGCAATCGCGCCGACTGGGCCGACGACCTCGAGTTCGACATCACGGATGCCCGCGAGGAGAAGGTCGACTACCTCTGGTACGTCGGGGACTATCCGAGCTACGACGAGCGCAACAAACGGGTCGCCCGGTCGCTGGCGACGATCCTACAGGAAGCCGACGTCAGCTTCGGCATCCTCTTCGAGGACGAGAAGTACGACGGTAACGACGTTCGACGGATCGGCGAGGAGTTCCTCTACGTCGAATTAGCGGGCCACCACGTCGAGACCTGGGAGGACTGCGAGTTCGACACGATCGTCTGCACCGACCCCCACTCCTACAACACGTTCAAGAACGAGTACCCGGAGGTCGACTTCGAGGAGTTCGCCGACGACCCCATGATGCCGTTCGACTACACCGACGACTGGAACGCCGACGGCGAAATCGAGGTCTATCACTGGACGCAGGCCGTCGAGGAACTGGTTCGGGAGGGCCGGCTGGACCTGAACGGCGACGAACTCGAGTACACCGTCACCTACCACGACCCCTGCCACCTCGGACGGTACAACGACGAGTACGAGGCCCCGCGCGAACTCATCCGGGCGACCGGCTGCGAACTCGCGGAGATGCCGCGCAACCGCGCCGACTCGTTCTGCTGTGGCGGCGGCGGTGGCGGGCTCTGGATGGACTTCGAGGAGGATCCAAAGCCGAGCGAGGAGCGCCTGCGGGAAGCGCTCGAAGACACCGCGGCCGGCGCGGCGGTGGAGAAATTCGTCGTCGCCTGTCCGATGTGCATGACGATGTACGAGGACGGCCGCAAAACCGGCGACTTCGAGGACGAGATCGAGATCGTCGACGTCGCGGAACTACTCGTCGAGGCGATCGGAAAGACCGAAGACGCGCGACTCGAGGTCGCTGCGGACTGA
- a CDS encoding CRISPR-associated protein Cas4: MSRSLVSFSDLRTAAYCPRKCYYRRTTDDQRRPPPDVEAVRDLATRYDELLEAPSTALADEPIAIPAAQYRKTLGATRERLETGDDSGDERDHWRRLCAPADRDVLATGRDCRGIVHKVLEDPLEPVLVSTGEPPDQGVWDPQSVHAVAAAKALAWEHETAVDRAWLEYPAYGVVRSVALTTRRKARYRRVLRTVREMDGPPARTTNRTKCEGCEFADDCGVRTRTLRSLLGFG, translated from the coding sequence GTGTCCCGCTCGCTCGTCTCGTTTAGCGATCTTCGAACGGCGGCGTACTGTCCGCGGAAGTGTTACTACCGGCGCACCACCGACGACCAGCGACGGCCACCTCCGGACGTCGAGGCCGTCCGCGACCTCGCGACGCGGTACGACGAGTTGCTCGAGGCGCCATCGACCGCCCTCGCCGACGAACCGATCGCTATCCCGGCCGCGCAGTACCGGAAGACGCTCGGGGCGACCCGGGAGCGACTCGAGACCGGCGACGACTCAGGGGACGAACGCGACCACTGGCGCCGTCTCTGTGCACCCGCCGATCGAGACGTGCTAGCCACCGGCCGGGACTGTCGGGGGATCGTCCACAAGGTGCTCGAGGATCCCCTCGAGCCGGTGCTCGTCTCGACCGGCGAACCGCCGGACCAGGGCGTCTGGGATCCCCAGTCGGTCCACGCCGTCGCGGCCGCGAAGGCGCTGGCGTGGGAGCACGAGACGGCGGTCGACCGGGCGTGGCTCGAGTACCCGGCTTACGGGGTCGTCCGCTCGGTCGCGTTGACGACGCGACGCAAGGCTCGCTACCGGCGGGTGCTCCGGACGGTCCGCGAGATGGACGGGCCGCCGGCGCGCACGACCAACCGCACCAAGTGCGAGGGCTGCGAGTTCGCCGACGACTGTGGCGTTCGAACGCGAACGCTGCGGTCGTTACTCGGGTTCGGATAG
- a CDS encoding conditioned medium-induced protein 4, translating into MNEKTEELRDIFTDVTDGEETVTESQENTRGSLERDEQTDEERLENVITQMRERYEFETDLSNDELSEVAKAFYDDESDAAIAEELGVDADEIFEARMSLHLVRDDDADEVDLTAIRGREEDDATLAAEYDVSEAQIRRYRRVAEAEDQSRTANDRYRDEFDSILADAELSERMTTDVREDGLEDATEGMETDVDF; encoded by the coding sequence ATGAACGAAAAAACGGAGGAACTGCGGGATATCTTCACCGACGTCACCGACGGGGAGGAGACCGTCACGGAGTCCCAGGAGAACACGCGGGGTTCGCTCGAGCGGGACGAACAAACCGACGAGGAGCGCCTCGAGAACGTCATCACGCAGATGCGCGAGCGCTACGAGTTCGAGACCGACCTCTCGAACGACGAACTCAGCGAGGTCGCGAAGGCGTTCTACGACGACGAGAGCGACGCGGCGATCGCCGAGGAACTCGGCGTCGACGCCGACGAGATCTTCGAGGCCCGAATGTCGCTGCACCTCGTCCGCGACGACGACGCCGACGAAGTCGACCTCACGGCGATCCGCGGCCGCGAGGAGGACGACGCGACGCTGGCCGCGGAGTACGACGTCAGCGAGGCCCAGATCCGCCGCTACCGCCGCGTCGCGGAAGCCGAGGACCAGTCCCGGACGGCCAACGACCGCTACCGCGACGAGTTCGACAGCATCCTCGCGGACGCCGAACTCTCCGAGCGGATGACGACCGACGTTCGCGAGGACGGCCTCGAGGACGCGACCGAAGGGATGGAGACGGACGTCGACTTCTAA
- a CDS encoding sodium:proton exchanger, producing the protein MLEELLEGVIESQGLWMAYVLLLVGAVVLTYSVEKLISYLTRASLGLGVSIFALAIVFTGFEFDDTVIALVFGAGELEQVALGTALGTALAITGITLAVAAVVRPFPVAIPDDYLWLFALSPLALVPFVLVGTLTLVHGLLLAAIFLGLFGYIVYREFHRDVPVFRDSEIAERLEADGGVAIDDLHVSDVDIRTVLEEIPEDRIVADRPYEGLFWLGLAGVALVGVTAGALLLETGSEALVESWGLEQTVFGATVLTLVLTFENLLLTLEPVRRGVPEIGIGHVIGSVIFSVTANVGVIAFVAEVAIPRAVLVFHLPAVLVCTAVAAYFISSGRLRRRHGYALLGLYAVYWLVALVVFGGVPIPEAL; encoded by the coding sequence ATGCTCGAGGAGCTACTCGAGGGCGTTATCGAGTCACAGGGGCTCTGGATGGCGTATGTCCTCCTCCTTGTCGGTGCGGTCGTGCTCACCTACAGCGTCGAGAAGCTGATCAGCTACCTGACCCGCGCGTCGCTGGGACTCGGGGTGTCGATTTTCGCACTCGCGATCGTCTTCACCGGCTTCGAGTTCGACGATACCGTCATCGCGCTGGTGTTCGGAGCCGGCGAACTCGAGCAGGTCGCGCTCGGGACGGCGCTGGGAACCGCGCTGGCGATCACCGGGATCACGCTGGCCGTCGCCGCGGTCGTCCGGCCGTTCCCGGTTGCGATCCCTGACGACTACCTGTGGCTGTTCGCGCTGTCGCCGCTGGCGCTGGTGCCGTTCGTCCTCGTCGGGACGCTCACGCTCGTCCACGGGCTGTTGCTGGCCGCGATCTTCCTCGGGCTGTTCGGCTACATCGTGTACCGGGAGTTCCACCGGGACGTGCCGGTCTTCCGCGACTCCGAAATCGCGGAGCGACTCGAGGCCGACGGCGGCGTCGCGATCGACGACCTCCACGTTTCGGACGTCGACATCAGGACGGTTCTCGAGGAGATTCCAGAGGATCGAATCGTCGCGGATCGACCCTACGAGGGGCTCTTTTGGCTCGGACTGGCGGGCGTCGCGCTGGTCGGCGTCACGGCCGGCGCCCTGCTGCTCGAGACGGGCTCGGAGGCGCTGGTCGAGTCGTGGGGCCTCGAACAGACCGTCTTCGGTGCGACGGTGCTGACGCTGGTGTTGACGTTCGAGAACCTGCTGCTGACGCTCGAGCCGGTCCGCCGCGGCGTCCCGGAGATCGGGATCGGGCACGTCATCGGGAGCGTGATCTTCTCGGTCACGGCGAACGTCGGCGTCATCGCGTTCGTCGCCGAGGTCGCGATTCCCCGCGCCGTGCTGGTCTTCCATCTCCCGGCTGTGCTCGTCTGTACCGCCGTCGCGGCGTACTTCATCTCGAGCGGGCGGCTCCGGCGACGGCACGGCTACGCGCTCCTGGGGCTGTACGCGGTCTATTGGCTCGTCGCGCTGGTGGTCTTTGGGGGTGTACCGATTCCGGAGGCGCTCTGA